The following are encoded in a window of Manihot esculenta cultivar AM560-2 chromosome 8, M.esculenta_v8, whole genome shotgun sequence genomic DNA:
- the LOC110620256 gene encoding bromodomain-containing protein DDB_G0270170 isoform X9 translates to MRRMWREGQRRSPRISALDARKAQPSRSPVARTRCSTTTVTSTNTSLHVEHQQKKRRCLDNGEGPASRTRATKKRKLRPLQDVGSPPSAQQDPKSSDEQDGRQKSQGNLIRNSGPDQPIVQCKDRTKNGDPVSKPVSIISGQSLSAPYVSQMPKKHILELILDILQRRDAYEIFAEPVDPNEVEDYYEIIKEPMDFGTMRAKLHEGMYNSLEQFEHDVFLIPRNAMHFNSSGTIFFRQARAIDELAKKVFHVLKTDPENFELEFSGTRRRASRRPKSEAKSSTYSSVSKLATNSRSNNVTPSASGKPVCNSANSIANLRTAGQVIPRCAAGGISAQSDTRDVEVPLGFGVDRRSGSSEADRRSTYKPWLSILSENHSIVSKIYTNSKMLMHVNQQDISYKKSLMLFVKDLGPTAQMIAQRKLSGWSTEANNYLYSDSNWPKAPNCKNYVTTSFAQCVPTSADTSTTIKKSQNLSSGDRIDMGNADKGKSSYSCDQIGTSGASVAVASQDNGTSTFGAIRLEAVSSNDTKVEGISKDNNFQQNQNGRIQIGLHSSIINARDMNFSDAGLNDKDLKSTKLKMEKSKMDDKPWLLNSAFKDSFSSSSWSLESMASGASGFGQTRGSMNNLSVQYLIGYDQGGIHELGSSTETDWSLKSNEASTQVSQFIFDLPFLRTRLDEMKHLGQKRFLQESSGGQGGFVDRMSESYRDKPPHSSLDTQLASLALQL, encoded by the exons ATGCGGAGGATGTGGCGAGAAGGACAGAGGAGGAGCCCTCGAATATCTGCTTTAGATGCGAGGAAGGCTCAGCCATCGAGGTCTCCTGTTGCTCGAACTAGGTGTAGTACCACTACTGTTACTAGTACTAACACTAGTTTACACGTAGAGCATCAGCAAAAGAAACGCCGTTGTTTGGATAACGGTGAGGGGCCAGCTTCCCGGACAAGGGCCACGAAGAAGAGGAAGCTCAGACCTCTTCAAGATGTGGGTTCTCCTCCAAGTGCTCAACAG GATCCCAAGTCCAGTGATGAACAGGATGGAAGACAAAAAAGTCAAGGAAACCTTATAAGAAATAGTG GACCAGATCAACCCATTGTGCAATGTAAAGATAGGACAAAAAATGGAGATCCAGTTTCCAAGCCAG TTTCAATTATTTCAGGTCAATCACTTTCCGCACCATATGTGTCACAGATGCCAAAAAAACACATACTTGAGCTTATTCTTGACATATTACAGAG gagAGATGCTTATGAAATATTTGCAGAACCAGTCGACCCCAATGAG GTAGAGGATTACTATGAAATTATCAAAGAGCCTATGGATTTTGGGACTATGAGAGCTAAACTTCATGAAGGAATGTATAATAGTCTTGAACAATTTGAG CATGACGTGTTTCTAATTCCCAGAAATGCAATGCATTTTAACTCCTCAGGTACAATCTTTTTCAGACAG GCTCGTGCCATTGATGAACTGGCTAAGAAGGTTTTTCATGTTCTTAAAACTGATCCTGAGAATTTTGAATTGGAATTTTCGGGGACTAGACGACGAGCAAGTAGAAGACCCAAAAGTGAAGCTAAGAGTTCAACTTATAGCTCAGTATCTAAACTTGCCACAAATTCAAGATCCAATAATGTGACACCCAGTGCATCGGGAAAACCTGTGTGCAATTCAGCAAACAGTATAGCGAATTTAAGAACAGCAGGACAAGTAATTCCTCGGTGCGCTGCCGGTGGTATTTCTGCTCAATCAGACACAAGGGATGTTGAAGTGCCTTTAG GGTTTGGAGTTGATAGACGATCTGGTTCTTCTGAAGCAGATAGGCGTTCTACATATAAACCTTGGTTGTCCATCCTTAGTGAGAATCATTCAATTGTTTCAAAAATTTATACTAATTCCAAAATGCTAATGCAT GTGAATCAGCAGGACATTAGTTATAAGAAAAGCTTAATGTTGTTTGTTAAAGATTTAGGGCCAACAGCCCAAATGATTGCCCAACGCAAGTTAAGTGGATGGTCAACTGAAGCTAACAATTATCTATATTCAGATTCAAATTGGCCTAAGGCTCCAAACTGTAAGAATTATGTGACTACCAGCTTTGCCCAGTGTGTACCCACTTCCGCGGATACTTCAACAACCATTAAGAAGTCTCAAAACTTAAGCAGTGGTGACAGGATTGACATGGGTAATGCTGATAAAGGGAAGAGTTCTTATTCTTGTGACCAAATAGGAACCAGTGGCGCCTCAGTGGCAGTGGCCTCACAGGATAATGGTACGAGTACGTTTGGGGCCATTAGACTAGAAGCTGTGAGCAGCAATGATACAAAAGTTGAGGGTATTTCTAAGGATAACAATTTTCAACAGAATCAGAATGGTAGGATACAAATCGGCTTGCATTCATCCATAATTAATGCAAGAGATATGAATTTTTCAGATGCTGGTTTAAACGACAAAGACCTGAAGTCCACAAAACTGAAAATGGAGAAAAGCAAGATGGATGACAAACCATGGTTACTGAATTCAGCTTTCAAGGACAGCTTTTCATCATCTTCCTGGTCCTTAGAGAGCATGGCCTCAGGTGCATCAGGTTTTGGTCAAACTAGAGGGTCCATGAATAATCTGAGTGTACAATATCTGATAGGTTATGATCAAGGTGGAATTCATGAACTTGGTAGTTCAACTGAGACAGATTGGTCATTAAAATCAAACGAGGCGTCAACACAAGTTTCCCAGTTTATATTTGATCTACCCTTCCTAAGGACACGACTTGACGAGATGAAGCATTTGGGACAGAAGAGATTTCTGCAAGAGAGCTCAGGTGGCCAAGGAGGTTTTGTGGATAGAATGAGCGAGAGTTACCGCGATAAACCTCCACACTCATCTTTAGATACTCAGCTTGCTAGTTTGGCTCTTCAGCTGTGA